A DNA window from Helianthus annuus cultivar XRQ/B chromosome 15, HanXRQr2.0-SUNRISE, whole genome shotgun sequence contains the following coding sequences:
- the LOC110913007 gene encoding non-specific lipid-transfer protein Lac s 1: MTRMMMKVLCIIVVCMLVATPYAEAVSCSDVVNKLSPCISYLKNGGSVSAACCNGIKGLNAAAKSTADKKTACGCLKNAYQSISGIKADNASGLPKKCGVNIPYKISMSTNCNNIK; the protein is encoded by the exons ATGACaaggatgatgatgaaggttcTATGCATTATAGTGGTTTGCATGTTGGTGGCCACCCCTTATGCGGAGGCTGTATCCTGTAGTGATGTGGTGAACAAGTTGAGTCCATGCATAAGCTACTTGAAGAATGGTGGCTCAGTGTCCGCAGCGTGTTGCAATGGCATTAAGGGACTAAATGCAGCCGCAAAATCAACCGCAGATAAGAAGACGGCTTGCGGTTGCCTGAAGAATGCTTATCAATCTATATCTGGCATCAAAGCCGACAACGCCTCAGGCCTTCCCAAAAAGTGTGGTGTAAACATTCCTTACAAGATCAGCATGAGCACTAACTGCAACAA CATAAAATGA
- the LOC110909863 gene encoding non-specific lipid-transfer protein Lac s 1: MARMMMKALCIMVAFMVVVAPYAEALSCSDVVSKLSPCINYLQNGGSVPTACCNGVKGLNAAAKSTADKKTACGCMKNAYHSMSGIKADIALGLPKKCGVNIPYKISMSTNCNNIK; the protein is encoded by the exons ATGGCAAGGATGATGATGAAAGCTCTATGTATTATGGTGGCTTTCATGGTGGTGGTTGCCCCCTATGCGGAGGCTCTGTCTTGTAGTGATGTGGTTAGCAAGTTGAGTCCATGCATAAACTACTTGCAAAATGGTGGTTCAGTGCCCACTGCTTGTTGCAATGGCGTTAAGGGACTGAATGCGGCTGCAAAATCAACAGCAGATAAGAAGACGGCCTGCGGTTGCATGAAGAATGCTTATCACTCTATGTCTGGCATCAAAGCCGACATCGCCTTAGGCCTTCCCAAAAAGTGCGGCGTAAACATTCCTTACAAGATCAGCATGAGCACTAACTGCAACAA CATAAAATGA